One Drosophila gunungcola strain Sukarami chromosome 2R unlocalized genomic scaffold, Dgunungcola_SK_2 000004F, whole genome shotgun sequence genomic window, TGACCCGTGGGCGATGTGGGCGTGGCCTCTGGCGGAGCATGGCCATTCGTTTGGTGCTTTGGCGTTTTCACATGATTATCGTTGCTGTGGAGGCGTACCGACGCCGAtgttgtgctgctgctggtgggcgtggccgttTCGTTTGTGGGACGCTGCTCCAAAGTGCGACCTCCCGACGAGGATGAGTTGGAGGCGGAGGTCTTCTTGCCAGGCGTCGTAGTGGCCGACGAAACAGAAACAGGCGTTGTGGGGCTGGTGTTCTCCTTGCCAACGCTGGACAGGATCTCCGTGGAGTGCCGCCGTTCATCTAAAGCCGTCACCGCCGCCGAGTCCCGACTGCGATGGCCGCCATTCATCAGATTGGTGCAGGTCGTGGAGCGCGTTGGTCCAGCCGGCGCCTGTCGATCACCACTGTTGCCATTGTGGTTGTTGTGCCGTTGCTGCGGTGAAATGGTCTGGCTTACAACCGGATGCCTGGGCCTGTCCCACTGCGTCGACTTGGTCGCATGATTGACATAGTAAATGCGTCCGTTGTCCGTGCGGCGCTCCTCCCAGCCCTCGGGCAAGCTATCCTCCGAAGAGTCGTCCTCCGAGGGGCCACGCACATCACCACTGGGTCCCACAATGGCCAGGGGATTGCCACTACTAGGTCCGTCCTTCGAGAGCAACGAAATGATGATCTGACCACGCACCAGCTCATCGTCATCCGGCGACAGTTTGCCCAGGTCCAAGCGTTGaacttaaaaagtaaaatgggTTATTAGAAAAGGTTTGGAAAACTGTTTAAAGCAATATTCACATACATCCGGCTCCCTTGAGGCTCTGTATGTTGAATGCGGGTATCCTCACACAGCCCAGGAATCCACTGCCCTTGTGTATCTTGCGCTGATTCCACACGGTTATCGTGATGGCGTCGCCAATGCCCAGAAACAAATCGTAGTGTGCATTCCATTTTGGATCCAGCGAGGACTTGCTTATCTCCGTCGAGTACACCTGGCCAGTTCCATCCACCTGAACCTTAGCAAAGGGATCGGGCAGGCCTGCAAAattggcaaaacaaaataagcaaTTAGCAAGTAGGGCTTTTTGTTCAAGCAAATCTCTACtagatttcaaaaaaattattgttctGCATAAACATGCACTCTCTATTGTCATCGATCATTACAAATCATGACAATCGGTTAGCGTGGCTCACATTTGATGGGAACAATTGGTCTATTTAACACTGTAAATTGCAGGCAGTGTTAAATGTGATCTGTAAACCAAGGGTTCACACGAAAGTCTCTATCAAATAAACCTATTTAAACATACTCCATGATATTTGTCTTTTTTAGTTTGCATCTAACATGGAACGCTTAAAGAATATTGTGGTTTTGCTGATTTTAATATTGCCTCCGTTTTATTGGAGCTCTGTCGGATATAGTCACCAACATCCTGGCTTTGTCCAACGCTTGCAGATTAAGCCCGGTTGTTTGCAGGTGCCTCAGAAATACACCGAAGCGACAACTCCGACACCAACAATAATCTTTTCTTCGCTGGAGGAGGTCAACAGCAGAGAAGCAGATTAATCATTTATGAGAATAAGTTCCCCCCGAGTGTGAGTTCCCTACTCGAATTAAGCTTATCGCTTTAAGATTGTAAAGCCCCCGCTTAAATGCGGCCTATATAAGCGCAGCCACTCCCTGAGAGATCATCATTTGCAAAACAACACAATGTCTTCTAATTGGATTCACCTTCTGGGACTGCTGGCAGTGTTCCTTTTCGTAACCCTGGCTGCAGGAGATCCATTTCCCTTCGACGAGAGACGCCACAGAGGCTGGAACCCAAGGCCTGGATCGATGCCGCAGATTCCCACCACCCCACCTTTCAATCCTTACGGATAaggctttatatatataaataaattcaacaaaataaatattttctaatttaaagaactaagtgctttataaacatttatatttttaagggaCATCATTTTCATCTTTAAACGTATAGAACTATGTTTAActttataaacatttctatATTTCAGGAATATGTTTTCAATCTTTCCGAACATACAAAGTGTCCCACATAGAAATAGTATTTCTATATTAAGAACTCGGCTGACAATCATTTGGAGACCCACACCActttttgtctttttggtgTAAGGGCAAGAAATGTCAATTAAATCTGAACAATGcctcaataaaaatgtttacatcCCATCGGCCAGCAGCAAACGTGAATGCGGTCAAGTGTCATTAGTCAGAAGACAGAGATATGGGGAAACACACATAGAAGAGCCCGCGGAGAAACGAAATCTATCTGCCAATCTCCGCTATCAGAACAGAAATAGGAACCCCCGCTGCCGCACCACGTTTTTGCTTATCGTCTTGGACGACCACCGATAATGCCTCGAATCTTGACAAATTAAGCGCCCGGCATTCCGGCTGAATTAAACAATTAAGAACTATATCGATGATTTATGCGGACCAGACCCGACTAGACCCAACC contains:
- the LOC128253640 gene encoding uncharacterized protein LOC128253640, producing the protein MERLKNIVVLLILILPPFYWSSVGYSHQHPGFVQRLQIKPGCLQVPQKYTEATTPTPTIIFSSLEEVNSREAD
- the LOC128253641 gene encoding uncharacterized protein LOC128253641; its protein translation is MSSNWIHLLGLLAVFLFVTLAAGDPFPFDERRHRGWNPRPGSMPQIPTTPPFNPYG